One Nocardia farcinica genomic region harbors:
- the ligA gene encoding NAD-dependent DNA ligase LigA, translated as MDAGEQIRELADRIVELRTAYYEGAPLVADAEYDAIEDELRALIAAHPELAPDPNPLDQVGAPAVLHAPVRHSRPMLSLEKATTPEQVAAFFERFPGQPVVVMPKLDGLSLALVYEDGRLVRAVTRGDGTTGDDVTMLVRALVDGVPERIDVPGRVEVRGEAVMLRSTFLAYNAAHPDKPLINPRNAAAGTLRAKDPATVAERRLRFFGFDLDTAEGGAAADLGEGLRALGIAGAAMRMCADAEQAQAAITDIERGRNDLDYDIDGAVLRLADRDAYAAAGTRSNSPRGALAFKFAAEEKTTVLEAVTWDVGKTGKIVPVARLEPVFVGGTTVTKATLANQQVIRARDIKVGDTVLVRRAGDVIPFVAGVLDASKRTGAEVEIVPPTECPSCGQPVTEQGNSRELFCTNASCPAQTVRRLIHWASRAAADIDAIGGVWIERLAEAGILENPSDFYTLTKERLLEFDRIGEVSATRMIESIDRSRDVGLRRALIGLAIPMASEGTAARLARAGFASLEEVADAGEERLVAVEDIGPKVAASLVEHLTRLRPELERLRERGVSLDVREEDLPPVVAAGAPLAGKTVVVTGAISDPRSGEKVARPTFQRLCEKAGATAASSVSANTDLLITGAGVGESKLAKAEKLGVEIVDQATIWAQLIEAKLV; from the coding sequence GTGGACGCTGGGGAACAGATCCGGGAGCTCGCCGATCGCATCGTGGAGTTGCGGACGGCCTACTACGAGGGCGCGCCGCTGGTCGCCGACGCCGAGTACGACGCGATCGAGGACGAGCTGCGCGCGCTGATCGCCGCGCACCCCGAGCTCGCCCCGGACCCGAATCCGCTCGACCAGGTCGGCGCGCCCGCCGTGCTGCACGCCCCGGTGCGGCACTCGCGGCCGATGTTGTCGCTGGAGAAGGCGACCACCCCCGAACAGGTCGCGGCGTTCTTCGAGCGCTTCCCCGGTCAGCCGGTCGTGGTCATGCCCAAGCTGGACGGGCTGTCGCTGGCGCTGGTCTACGAGGACGGCAGGCTGGTGCGCGCGGTCACCCGCGGCGATGGCACCACCGGCGACGACGTGACGATGTTGGTGCGGGCGTTGGTCGACGGCGTGCCGGAGCGGATCGACGTGCCGGGCCGGGTCGAGGTGCGCGGCGAGGCGGTCATGTTGCGCTCCACCTTCCTGGCCTACAACGCCGCGCACCCGGACAAGCCGCTGATCAACCCGCGCAATGCCGCGGCGGGCACGCTGCGCGCGAAGGACCCGGCCACCGTCGCCGAGCGCCGGCTCCGGTTCTTCGGCTTCGACCTGGACACCGCCGAGGGCGGTGCCGCCGCCGACCTGGGCGAGGGGCTGCGGGCCCTGGGCATCGCGGGCGCGGCGATGCGGATGTGCGCCGACGCCGAGCAGGCGCAAGCGGCGATCACCGACATCGAACGGGGCCGCAACGACCTGGACTACGACATCGACGGCGCGGTGCTGCGGCTGGCCGACCGGGACGCCTACGCCGCCGCGGGCACCCGATCCAACTCCCCGCGTGGCGCGCTGGCGTTCAAGTTCGCCGCCGAGGAGAAGACCACCGTCCTCGAGGCGGTCACCTGGGATGTCGGCAAGACCGGCAAGATCGTCCCGGTCGCCCGGCTCGAGCCGGTGTTCGTCGGCGGCACCACGGTCACCAAGGCGACGCTGGCCAACCAGCAGGTCATCCGCGCCCGCGACATCAAGGTCGGCGACACGGTGCTGGTGCGCCGCGCCGGTGACGTCATCCCGTTCGTGGCCGGGGTGCTCGACGCCTCGAAACGCACCGGCGCGGAGGTCGAGATCGTGCCGCCCACCGAGTGCCCGTCGTGCGGGCAGCCGGTCACCGAGCAGGGCAACAGCCGGGAACTGTTCTGCACCAACGCTTCCTGCCCGGCGCAGACGGTGCGCAGGCTGATCCACTGGGCCTCCCGCGCGGCCGCCGACATCGACGCCATCGGCGGGGTGTGGATCGAACGCCTCGCCGAGGCGGGCATTCTGGAGAACCCCTCCGACTTCTACACCCTGACCAAGGAACGGCTGCTCGAGTTCGACCGGATCGGGGAGGTCTCGGCGACCCGGATGATCGAATCCATCGACCGCAGCCGCGATGTCGGGTTGCGTCGCGCGCTCATCGGGCTCGCCATCCCGATGGCCTCCGAGGGCACCGCCGCGCGCCTGGCCCGGGCCGGTTTCGCGTCGCTGGAGGAGGTCGCCGACGCGGGCGAGGAGCGGCTGGTCGCGGTCGAGGACATCGGCCCCAAGGTCGCCGCCTCCCTCGTCGAGCACCTGACCCGGCTGCGTCCCGAACTCGAGCGCCTGCGCGAGCGTGGAGTCTCCCTCGACGTCCGCGAGGAGGACCTGCCGCCGGTGGTCGCCGCGGGCGCGCCGCTGGCGGGCAAGACCGTCGTCGTCACCGGCGCCATCAGCGACCCCCGCTCCGGCGAGAAGGTCGCCCGCCCCACGTTCCAGCGGCTCTGCGAGAAGGCCGGGGCCACGGCGGCGTCGTCGGTCTCGGCCAACACCGATCTGCTGATCACCGGCGCGGGCGTCGGCGAATCGAAACTGGCCAAGGCCGAGAAGCTCGGCGTCGAGATCGTCGACCAGGCCACCATCTGGGCGCAGCTGATCGAGGCGAAACTCGTCTGA
- a CDS encoding M20/M25/M40 family metallo-hydrolase, with protein sequence MSATGEVTGPNNSRAVAEVVELVSRLIRFDTSNTGDLATTKGEQECAEWVGEKLREVGYTTEYVESGAPGRGNIFARLPGADPGRGALMMHGHLDVVPAQASDWSVHPFSGAVRDGYVWGRGAIDMKDMVGMMLAVARQFKAEGTVPPRDIVFAFLADEENGGRWGSQWLVDNRPDLFAGVTEAVGEVGGFSLTVPRRDGGERRLYLVETAEKGLGWMRLRAKARAGHGSFLHEDNAVTILAQAVARLGTHTFPLVLSDSVAQFLAVVAEETGLPFDPTGPDIEGQLAKLGTISRIIGATLRDTANPTMLQAGYKANVIPQTAEAVVDCRVVPGRQAAFEREVDELIGPDVEREWITKLDSYETTFDGHLVDAMNEAILAHDPEGRTVPYMLSGGTDAKAFARLGIRCFGFAPLRLPPDLDFSALFHGVDERVPVDALEFGTRVLEHFLLHS encoded by the coding sequence GTGTCCGCAACTGGCGAAGTAACCGGTCCGAACAACTCGCGCGCCGTCGCCGAGGTGGTGGAGCTGGTCAGCAGGCTGATCCGTTTCGACACCTCCAACACCGGCGATCTGGCCACCACCAAGGGCGAGCAGGAGTGTGCCGAGTGGGTGGGGGAGAAGCTGCGCGAGGTCGGCTACACCACCGAATACGTCGAGTCGGGCGCGCCGGGCCGCGGCAACATCTTCGCCCGGCTGCCCGGCGCCGATCCCGGCCGCGGCGCGCTGATGATGCACGGTCACCTCGACGTGGTGCCCGCCCAGGCCTCGGACTGGAGTGTGCACCCGTTCTCGGGGGCGGTGCGCGACGGTTATGTGTGGGGTCGCGGCGCGATCGACATGAAAGACATGGTCGGGATGATGCTGGCGGTGGCGCGCCAGTTCAAGGCCGAGGGCACGGTGCCGCCGCGCGACATCGTGTTCGCGTTCCTGGCCGACGAGGAGAACGGCGGGCGCTGGGGTTCGCAGTGGCTGGTCGACAACCGGCCGGACCTGTTCGCCGGGGTCACCGAGGCCGTCGGCGAGGTCGGCGGGTTCTCGCTGACGGTGCCGCGCCGCGACGGCGGTGAGCGGCGCCTGTATCTGGTGGAGACCGCGGAGAAGGGGCTGGGCTGGATGCGGTTGCGCGCCAAGGCGCGCGCCGGGCACGGCTCGTTCCTGCACGAGGACAACGCGGTGACCATCCTGGCCCAGGCGGTGGCGCGGCTGGGCACACACACCTTCCCGCTGGTGCTGTCGGATTCGGTGGCGCAGTTCCTGGCGGTGGTGGCCGAGGAGACCGGGTTGCCGTTCGATCCGACCGGTCCCGACATCGAAGGCCAGCTGGCCAAACTCGGCACGATCTCGCGCATCATCGGCGCCACGCTGCGCGACACCGCCAACCCGACCATGCTGCAGGCCGGTTACAAGGCCAACGTGATCCCGCAGACCGCCGAGGCGGTGGTCGACTGCCGGGTGGTGCCGGGCCGGCAGGCGGCCTTCGAGCGGGAGGTCGACGAGCTGATCGGACCGGATGTCGAACGGGAGTGGATCACCAAGCTCGACTCCTACGAGACGACCTTCGACGGGCACCTCGTCGATGCGATGAACGAGGCGATCCTGGCCCACGATCCGGAGGGGCGCACGGTGCCCTACATGCTCTCCGGCGGCACCGATGCCAAGGCGTTCGCGCGCCTGGGCATTCGCTGCTTCGGTTTCGCGCCGCTGCGGCTGCCGCCGGACCTGGATTTCAGCGCCCTGTTCCACGGGGTGGACGAGCGGGTGCCGGTGGACGCGCTCGAATTCGGCACCCGGGTGCTGGAACACTTCTTGTTGCACAGCTGA
- a CDS encoding class I SAM-dependent methyltransferase, with amino-acid sequence MTQLPPDTDRWNTNIHYHDVLVEAVAPHAGRILDVGCGEGMLCRRLRRDDRAIVGIDTHAESIALARAQSGADGPHYVCADVLTHPFEPASFDAIVSVATLHHLDPDAALTTMARLLKPGGTLAIVGLARPRWPHDLPVEALAVLAFTYHRLAGHHHWEHPSPIVWPPPHTYAEIRDTARALLPGVRYRRHLYWRYSLRWRKPAA; translated from the coding sequence GTGACGCAGCTGCCGCCGGATACCGACCGCTGGAACACCAACATCCACTATCACGACGTGCTCGTCGAGGCGGTGGCTCCGCACGCCGGGCGCATTCTCGATGTCGGCTGCGGGGAGGGCATGCTGTGCCGCAGGCTGCGCCGTGACGATCGCGCGATCGTCGGCATCGACACCCACGCCGAGAGCATCGCGTTGGCGCGGGCGCAGTCCGGCGCGGACGGCCCGCACTACGTGTGCGCCGACGTCCTCACCCACCCGTTCGAGCCCGCCTCCTTCGACGCGATCGTCTCCGTCGCCACCCTGCACCACCTGGACCCGGACGCCGCGCTCACCACGATGGCGCGGCTGCTGAAACCCGGCGGCACCCTGGCGATCGTCGGCCTCGCCCGTCCCCGGTGGCCGCACGACCTGCCGGTGGAGGCGCTGGCCGTGCTCGCGTTCACCTACCACCGGCTGGCCGGGCACCACCATTGGGAACATCCCTCGCCGATCGTCTGGCCGCCGCCGCACACCTACGCCGAGATCCGCGACACCGCCCGGGCCCTGCTGCCGGGCGTGCGGTACCGGCGGCACCTGTACTGGCGATACTCCCTGCGCTGGCGCAAGCCGGCCGCCTGA
- a CDS encoding DUF4158 domain-containing protein, giving the protein MDDRGDEPNLIGGKRGATRLGFAILLRFYTERGRFPRGRSEISDEAIAYVARQIGVDRTEIAFYDWSGQKDRVPPCPGQSGARVPRMQCGPMPMR; this is encoded by the coding sequence GTGGACGATCGAGGTGATGAGCCGAACCTGATCGGCGGCAAGCGGGGCGCTACACGGCTGGGGTTCGCGATTCTGCTCCGCTTTTACACCGAGCGGGGCCGGTTTCCACGCGGCCGCTCCGAGATCTCAGACGAGGCGATCGCCTACGTGGCCCGCCAGATCGGTGTGGATCGCACCGAAATCGCGTTCTACGACTGGTCTGGTCAGAAGGATCGAGTACCACCGTGCCCAGGTCAGTCAGGCGCTCGGGTTCCGCGAATGCAGTGTGGCCCGATGCCGATGCGTTGA
- a CDS encoding LGFP repeat-containing protein → MRDRWAEVGREDGELGYPTSDELVAPDGIGHYVYFENGTAIYWLPIIGAWRVPANMISLWAGEGFESGPLGYPVENARTTGLSDGLVIAQLFQYGAIGYTADNVAYVGAYEPVR, encoded by the coding sequence GTGCGTGACCGCTGGGCAGAAGTCGGGCGTGAGGACGGCGAACTAGGCTATCCCACCTCCGATGAGCTCGTGGCACCCGACGGCATCGGCCACTACGTCTACTTCGAAAACGGCACCGCCATCTACTGGTTGCCGATCATCGGAGCTTGGCGCGTTCCCGCCAACATGATCAGTCTCTGGGCAGGCGAAGGGTTCGAGAGCGGGCCACTGGGCTATCCCGTGGAGAACGCACGAACCACCGGGCTGTCCGATGGATTGGTCATCGCCCAGCTGTTCCAGTACGGAGCCATCGGATACACCGCCGACAATGTCGCCTACGTCGGCGCCTACGAGCCCGTCCGCTGA
- a CDS encoding LysE family translocator, translated as MSIEFVLTTLVVVATPGTGALFTLATALSRGARAGLVAALGCTLGIVPHLLAAITGLAALLHTSALAFQTVKYLGVAYLLYMAWSVVRDTGSPALPTGEPATGTPRSAARVVGAAVLLNLLNPKLTVFFVAFLPQFVPTGTPRASLRMLELGAVFMLATFVVFAAYGICAATLRGRVLHRPAVLAWTRRTFAVSFLAMAGRLAVQDR; from the coding sequence ATGAGCATCGAGTTCGTGCTGACCACGCTCGTCGTCGTCGCGACCCCCGGCACCGGGGCGCTGTTCACCCTCGCCACCGCACTGTCCCGGGGTGCTCGCGCGGGCCTCGTCGCGGCACTGGGCTGCACCCTGGGCATCGTGCCGCACCTGCTCGCCGCCATCACCGGCCTGGCCGCTCTGCTGCACACCAGCGCGCTGGCCTTCCAGACCGTGAAGTACCTCGGGGTCGCCTACCTGCTGTACATGGCGTGGAGCGTCGTCCGCGACACCGGCTCGCCGGCGCTGCCCACCGGCGAGCCCGCGACCGGCACCCCCCGCTCCGCGGCGCGCGTGGTCGGCGCGGCGGTACTGCTGAACCTGCTCAACCCCAAGCTCACCGTCTTCTTCGTCGCGTTCCTCCCGCAGTTCGTGCCCACGGGCACACCGCGGGCCTCGCTGCGCATGCTCGAACTCGGCGCGGTCTTCATGCTCGCCACGTTCGTGGTGTTCGCCGCCTACGGCATCTGCGCGGCCACCCTGCGCGGGCGTGTCCTGCACCGCCCGGCCGTCCTCGCCTGGACCCGCCGCACCTTCGCCGTGTCCTTCCTCGCCATGGCCGGCCGCCTCGCCGTCCAGGACCGCTGA
- a CDS encoding AMP-dependent synthetase/ligase, translated as MSTSEIGFAHESGKTVYTVPEAFQETLTLRPDQVALRTVGGTTEITWREYGERVRALAAGLAALGLTHGDTMGIMLTNRPEFNLIDTAALHVGATPFSVYNTSSAEQITHLFGNAGNKIVVTEQAFLDVIRATGVALDHIIVVDGPATGTLTLAEVEANPLADFDFDAAWRAVRNDDLATLIYTSGTTGPSKGVEITHANVLAQITALVSGPLRVGLDDRAVSYLPAAHVADRISGHAINLVTGIQITTVPDPREIAAALPDARPTTFFGVPRVWQKIKAGVEAKLASEPSPVKKKLATWAIETGVAAARADLAGKGRSPVLAVQHRLAEKLVLSKLRAALGFDELEVAASGAAPIPAEILEFYLGLGFTVSEVWGMSETTGVGTYTELDKPRPGSVGRPVDGVEVRLDADGEVLIRGPIVTRGYRNMPDKTAEAIDAEGWLHTGDVGTLDEDGYLRIIDRKKELIINEAGKNIAPSNIENAVKAASSLVGQVVAIGDAKPYITALIVLDPDIVALRAKDLGATDADLPTLVRRREIVDEVHAAVKAGNTKLSRVEQIKRFTIVGAVWEPGGDELTPKMSLKRKPIAEKYATTLAELYADPAPEHIVNV; from the coding sequence ATGAGCACTTCAGAAATCGGTTTCGCGCACGAGTCAGGCAAGACGGTGTACACCGTTCCCGAGGCGTTCCAGGAGACCCTCACGCTGCGCCCCGACCAGGTCGCGCTGCGGACCGTCGGCGGCACCACCGAGATCACCTGGCGCGAATACGGTGAACGGGTGCGCGCCCTGGCCGCCGGACTGGCCGCCCTCGGCCTGACGCACGGCGACACGATGGGCATCATGCTCACCAACCGGCCGGAGTTCAACCTGATCGACACCGCCGCCCTGCACGTGGGCGCCACCCCGTTCTCGGTGTACAATACCAGCTCCGCCGAGCAGATCACGCACCTGTTCGGCAACGCGGGCAACAAGATCGTCGTCACCGAGCAGGCCTTTCTCGACGTCATCCGCGCCACCGGCGTCGCGCTCGACCACATCATCGTCGTCGACGGCCCCGCCACCGGCACCCTCACCCTGGCCGAGGTGGAAGCCAACCCGCTGGCCGACTTCGACTTCGACGCCGCCTGGCGCGCGGTGCGCAACGACGACCTGGCCACCCTGATCTACACCTCCGGCACCACCGGCCCGTCCAAGGGCGTGGAGATCACCCACGCCAACGTGCTCGCTCAGATCACCGCGCTGGTCAGCGGCCCGCTGCGGGTCGGCCTGGACGACCGCGCGGTGTCCTACCTACCCGCCGCACACGTCGCCGACCGCATCTCCGGGCACGCCATCAACCTGGTCACCGGCATCCAGATCACCACCGTGCCCGACCCGCGCGAGATCGCCGCCGCCCTGCCCGACGCCCGCCCCACCACCTTCTTCGGCGTGCCGCGGGTGTGGCAGAAGATCAAGGCCGGGGTGGAGGCCAAGCTCGCGAGCGAGCCGAGCCCGGTGAAGAAGAAGCTCGCCACCTGGGCGATCGAGACCGGTGTGGCGGCCGCGCGCGCCGACCTGGCCGGCAAGGGCCGCTCCCCCGTGCTGGCCGTGCAGCACCGGCTCGCCGAGAAACTGGTGCTGTCCAAGCTGCGCGCCGCGCTCGGCTTCGACGAGCTCGAGGTCGCCGCCTCGGGCGCCGCGCCCATCCCCGCCGAGATCCTCGAGTTCTACCTCGGTCTCGGCTTCACCGTCAGCGAGGTGTGGGGCATGTCGGAGACCACCGGCGTGGGCACCTACACCGAACTGGACAAACCCCGCCCCGGCTCGGTCGGGCGCCCCGTCGACGGGGTGGAGGTGCGCCTGGACGCCGACGGCGAGGTGCTCATCCGCGGCCCCATCGTCACCCGCGGCTACCGCAACATGCCCGACAAGACCGCCGAGGCGATCGACGCCGAGGGCTGGCTGCACACCGGCGATGTCGGCACCCTCGACGAGGACGGCTACCTGCGCATCATCGACCGCAAGAAGGAACTGATCATCAACGAGGCGGGCAAGAACATCGCCCCCAGCAACATCGAGAACGCCGTCAAGGCCGCGTCCTCGCTGGTCGGTCAGGTCGTCGCGATCGGTGACGCCAAGCCCTACATCACCGCCCTGATCGTGCTCGACCCCGACATCGTGGCCCTGCGTGCCAAAGACCTCGGCGCCACCGACGCCGACCTGCCCACCCTGGTGCGCCGCCGCGAGATCGTCGACGAGGTGCACGCCGCGGTGAAGGCGGGCAACACCAAGCTCTCGCGGGTGGAGCAGATCAAACGCTTCACCATCGTCGGCGCGGTGTGGGAGCCCGGCGGCGACGAGCTGACCCCGAAGATGTCGCTCAAGCGCAAGCCGATCGCCGAGAAGTACGCCACCACCCTCGCCGAGCTCTACGCCGACCCGGCGCCCGAGCACATCGTCAACGTCTGA
- a CDS encoding YbhB/YbcL family Raf kinase inhibitor-like protein — MAYNPYDALPQVPTFTVTSQDVTDGQPFASEQVSGVMGAGGKDISPQLSWSGFPPETKSFAVTVFDPDAPTASGFWHWAVCDIPADVTSIPSGAADNDAGLPTGSLTLRNDAGSFGYVGAAPPPGHGPHRYFIVVHAVDTERLGLDKNTTPAVLGFNLFSHTLARGTIVATYEQK, encoded by the coding sequence ATGGCTTACAACCCCTACGACGCACTCCCGCAGGTGCCCACCTTCACGGTCACCTCGCAGGACGTCACCGATGGTCAGCCCTTCGCCAGCGAGCAGGTCAGCGGTGTGATGGGCGCGGGCGGCAAGGACATCTCCCCGCAGCTGTCCTGGTCGGGTTTCCCGCCGGAGACCAAGAGTTTCGCGGTGACGGTGTTCGACCCGGACGCCCCGACGGCGTCGGGCTTCTGGCACTGGGCGGTGTGTGACATCCCCGCCGATGTCACCTCGATCCCCAGCGGCGCCGCCGACAACGACGCCGGGCTGCCGACCGGCTCGCTGACCCTGCGCAACGACGCGGGCTCCTTCGGTTACGTCGGCGCGGCCCCGCCGCCCGGGCACGGCCCGCACCGCTACTTCATCGTGGTGCACGCGGTGGACACCGAGCGGCTGGGCCTGGACAAGAACACCACCCCCGCGGTGCTCGGGTTCAACCTGTTCTCCCACACCCTGGCCCGCGGCACGATCGTGGCCACCTACGAGCAGAAGTAG